The Gemmatimonadaceae bacterium genome contains a region encoding:
- a CDS encoding spore maturation protein, translating into MRELANSASNWIVPLLILAVPLYAYAVKRVRVYESFIEGAKEGFTIGVRIMPYLVAILVAIGMFRASGAMDYLVWAIRPVIGWTGFPPEALPSSLMRSLSGSAAFAMSSEIFKVYGPDSFIGRLVSVIQGSTETTFYIMAVYFGAVAVRKTRYTLAASLITDFSGIAAAYGICRLLF; encoded by the coding sequence ATGAGAGAACTCGCGAACAGCGCGTCCAATTGGATTGTTCCCCTGCTGATCCTCGCCGTCCCGCTCTACGCGTACGCCGTGAAGCGTGTCCGCGTCTACGAGAGCTTCATCGAAGGGGCCAAGGAAGGGTTCACGATCGGCGTTCGCATCATGCCGTATCTCGTCGCCATTCTCGTCGCCATCGGCATGTTTCGCGCGAGCGGCGCCATGGACTACCTGGTCTGGGCCATTCGCCCGGTGATCGGTTGGACGGGATTCCCGCCCGAAGCGCTCCCCTCGTCGCTGATGCGCTCGCTCTCGGGGTCGGCCGCGTTCGCGATGAGCTCGGAGATCTTCAAGGTCTACGGCCCGGACTCCTTCATCGGCCGGCTGGTCAGCGTGATCCAGGGAAGCACCGAAACGACGTTCTACATCATGGCGGTCTACTTTGGCGCCGTCGCCGTGCGCAAGACCCGGTACACGCTCGCGGCCAGCCTCATCACGGACTTCTCGGGCATCGCCGCGGCCTACGGCATCTGCCGCCTGCTGTTCTAG
- a CDS encoding nucleoside recognition domain-containing protein, translated as MNIVWLLLIGAAVISGAVKGHMADVSNAMFSSATTAIELAIGLVGGMTLFLGLMRVAEDAGLVRVLARALRPVFRFLFPDVPRDHPALGAIAMNFGANMLGLGDAATPFGIKAMEDLQELNPDKETASDAMCMFVTLHSSSLQLIPVMVISLRSAAGSKNPSETIVGTIFATAASMIVAIAVSKMFARWFALRPRGGAA; from the coding sequence ATGAACATCGTCTGGCTCTTGCTCATCGGTGCGGCGGTCATCAGCGGCGCGGTCAAGGGACACATGGCCGACGTGTCCAACGCAATGTTCAGTTCCGCGACGACCGCCATCGAACTCGCCATCGGCCTCGTGGGCGGCATGACCTTGTTCCTCGGGCTGATGCGCGTCGCCGAGGACGCCGGGTTGGTGCGGGTGCTGGCGAGGGCCCTGCGCCCGGTCTTTCGCTTCCTGTTCCCCGACGTGCCCCGCGATCACCCGGCCCTCGGCGCGATCGCCATGAACTTCGGCGCCAACATGCTTGGCCTCGGCGACGCGGCGACGCCCTTCGGCATCAAGGCGATGGAGGACCTGCAGGAGCTGAACCCGGACAAGGAGACGGCGTCGGATGCGATGTGCATGTTCGTGACGTTGCACTCCAGCTCGCTGCAGCTCATCCCGGTGATGGTCATCAGCCTCCGGTCAGCCGCCGGCTCCAAGAACCCGTCCGAGACTATCGTCGGCACCATTTTCGCCACGGCGGCCTCGATGATCGTCGCCATCGCGGTGTCGAAGATGTTCGCCCGATGGTTTGCGCTGCGGCCCCGTGGAGGTGCCGCATGA
- a CDS encoding YidB family protein yields the protein MGLLDGMMDKAKAAFGQADDASNPLMGQVMDLINQHGGVAGIAQTFRDRGFGSAISSWISTGQNLPITGDQLQSVLGSAKVQELAEKAGVSPDMLQTGLATLLPNVIDKLTPDGKLPTS from the coding sequence ATGGGGCTTCTTGATGGCATGATGGACAAGGCCAAAGCTGCGTTTGGCCAAGCGGACGATGCATCAAATCCACTGATGGGCCAGGTGATGGATCTCATTAACCAGCACGGTGGCGTCGCCGGAATCGCGCAGACGTTCCGCGACCGTGGCTTCGGCAGCGCGATCTCGTCGTGGATCTCGACCGGGCAGAACCTGCCGATAACGGGAGACCAGCTTCAAAGCGTGCTCGGGAGCGCCAAGGTGCAGGAACTCGCCGAAAAGGCCGGGGTGTCACCTGACATGCTCCAAACGGGACTGGCGACGCTGCTCCCGAATGTGATCGACAAGCTCACCCCCGACGGTAAGCTCCCCACTTCGTAG
- a CDS encoding sigma-70 family RNA polymerase sigma factor — protein MERAEVTAGIRRRDPAVLDAVLREALPRLLIAARAAGLTGDAAEDVAHAAVLVFLERAAAFDGRARATTWLLGILANKIAERRRADQREEATDAIDAVFDARFDDHGTWRTPPRGPLEALAGEELQRVLRDCLDGIPDRQRQALLLREADEVSTDETCKILGVSANNLGVLLFRARVRMRECLEAKGVRGSADARV, from the coding sequence ATGGAGCGCGCTGAGGTCACGGCCGGCATCCGCCGGCGCGATCCGGCGGTGCTCGACGCCGTCCTGCGGGAGGCGCTGCCGCGCCTCCTCATCGCGGCGCGCGCCGCGGGGCTCACGGGCGACGCCGCCGAGGATGTGGCGCACGCGGCGGTGCTCGTCTTCCTCGAGCGCGCCGCGGCGTTCGACGGTCGGGCGCGCGCCACGACATGGCTGCTCGGGATCCTGGCGAACAAGATCGCCGAGCGGCGGCGCGCGGATCAGCGCGAAGAAGCGACGGATGCCATTGACGCCGTCTTCGACGCCCGCTTCGACGACCACGGCACGTGGCGCACACCGCCGCGTGGACCGCTGGAGGCGCTGGCCGGTGAGGAACTGCAGCGCGTCCTGCGCGACTGCCTGGACGGCATTCCGGATCGCCAGCGCCAGGCGCTGCTGTTGCGCGAGGCGGACGAGGTGTCCACCGACGAGACCTGTAAGATTCTCGGCGTGAGCGCCAATAATCTCGGAGTGCTGTTGTTTCGCGCGCGTGTGCGGATGCGCGAGTGTCTCGAAGCCAAGGGAGTGCGAGGGAGTGCCGATGCTCGCGTGTAA
- a CDS encoding DUF6789 family protein produces MHLDVRRLALAGVAGTAVMTMVGLWVAPLMGIPAMNPAAMLAMAMGGMLAAGWAAHFMIGIVLAVGYGIVAGHLPGPAPLRGALYALAPWLMAQVVVMPMMGAGLFSGSMVLAAGSMIGHVMYGAVVGAVAGVPGARRVAPAGARA; encoded by the coding sequence ATGCATCTCGACGTGAGGCGGCTGGCGCTGGCGGGCGTGGCGGGAACCGCGGTGATGACGATGGTTGGACTGTGGGTGGCGCCGTTGATGGGCATTCCCGCCATGAATCCGGCGGCGATGCTCGCCATGGCGATGGGCGGAATGCTGGCGGCCGGCTGGGCGGCGCACTTCATGATCGGCATCGTGCTCGCCGTGGGATATGGCATCGTGGCGGGACACCTGCCCGGGCCGGCGCCGCTGCGCGGCGCCCTCTACGCGCTGGCGCCGTGGTTGATGGCGCAGGTCGTCGTGATGCCGATGATGGGCGCGGGGCTGTTTTCCGGCTCCATGGTACTCGCGGCCGGGAGCATGATCGGCCACGTGATGTACGGCGCCGTGGTCGGCGCGGTGGCCGGGGTGCCGGGTGCGCGGCGGGTCGCCCCGGCCGGGGCGCGTGCGTGA
- a CDS encoding MarR family winged helix-turn-helix transcriptional regulator, translating into MPHAIARAIKQQRPFASPEQEVMLGLRLAADRVLDPWRQFLKTTADLTNGQYNVLRILRGSHPHKLTAGEIIERMIARDPDVTRLVDRLVARGLVERERSERDRRVVETGITPAGLALLAELDPHAKRLPKALVGPLGARRVKQLATLLNALIEEMGAFP; encoded by the coding sequence ATGCCCCATGCCATCGCCCGCGCGATCAAGCAGCAGCGTCCATTCGCGTCGCCTGAACAGGAGGTCATGCTCGGCCTGCGCCTCGCCGCCGACCGCGTGCTCGACCCCTGGCGGCAGTTCCTCAAGACCACGGCCGATCTCACCAACGGCCAGTACAACGTCCTCCGCATCCTCCGCGGCAGCCATCCACACAAGCTCACCGCGGGGGAGATCATCGAGCGCATGATCGCGCGCGATCCGGACGTCACACGGCTCGTGGACCGGCTGGTCGCGCGCGGACTCGTTGAGCGGGAGCGCAGCGAACGCGATCGCCGCGTCGTCGAGACGGGGATCACGCCGGCGGGGCTCGCGTTGCTGGCCGAACTGGATCCGCACGCGAAGCGCCTGCCGAAGGCCCTCGTCGGCCCGCTTGGCGCCCGTCGCGTGAAGCAACTCGCCACACTGCTCAACGCCCTGATCGAGGAGATGGGCGCCTTTCCCTGA
- a CDS encoding cupin domain-containing protein, translated as MTSQYKVHEPGAGLRLQSGPGRDLIFKVTGEDTRGAFDYFIVEVAPHGGPPLHVHHKQEEAIHVLKGTFKVQIGEETFRCAPGGFAYLPSNVPHAFLNLTDEPAELIVVYTPGGGHKFYEELGPMTRGGTRDPKAIAAVFTKYDMTLLGPPLSAD; from the coding sequence ATGACGAGCCAGTACAAAGTGCACGAGCCGGGCGCCGGATTGAGACTGCAGTCGGGTCCGGGGCGTGATCTCATCTTCAAGGTCACGGGCGAAGACACGCGCGGCGCCTTCGATTACTTCATCGTCGAGGTCGCGCCGCACGGCGGACCACCACTGCACGTGCACCATAAGCAGGAAGAGGCGATCCACGTGCTCAAGGGCACGTTCAAGGTACAGATCGGCGAGGAGACTTTTCGCTGCGCGCCCGGGGGATTCGCCTACCTGCCCTCCAACGTGCCGCACGCGTTCCTCAACCTGACCGACGAGCCCGCCGAGCTCATCGTCGTCTACACGCCGGGCGGCGGGCACAAGTTCTATGAAGAGCTTGGGCCGATGACACGCGGTGGAACGCGTGATCCCAAGGCGATCGCCGCGGTGTTCACGAAGTACGACATGACGTTGCTGGGGCCGCCGCTGAGCGCAGACTGA
- a CDS encoding NmrA/HSCARG family protein has translation MAAKQVIAVFGATGAQGGGLVRAIAADKNGPFTARAITRRPDSDKAMALAALGVEVVAGDTDTEASLAPALAGAYGAFCVTNYWEHYSAEREGVQAAAMARATKQAGVQHVVWSTLEDTRKWIPLGDTRLPTLYGKYKCPHFDSKGQMDETFAKEGAPTTYMMAAFYWDNFIHFGMGPRAGDDGTLTLALPLGGVNLPGIGAEDIGRSAYGIFRQGTSTVGQRIGVAGESLSGADMAAKMGRALGKTVRFFDMPFDMYRGLGFPGAEDLGNMFQFQAILGEEFQRYRDAKQTRELNPALQDFDAWLASNGSKIAIN, from the coding sequence ATGGCAGCCAAACAGGTCATTGCAGTATTCGGAGCGACGGGCGCACAGGGCGGCGGTCTCGTGCGCGCCATTGCGGCGGACAAGAACGGGCCGTTCACCGCGCGTGCCATCACGCGCCGGCCGGACTCCGACAAGGCCATGGCACTCGCCGCCCTGGGCGTCGAGGTCGTGGCCGGCGACACCGACACCGAAGCGAGTCTCGCGCCGGCGCTCGCCGGGGCGTACGGCGCCTTCTGCGTGACGAACTACTGGGAGCACTATTCGGCAGAGCGCGAAGGCGTTCAGGCGGCCGCGATGGCGCGCGCCACGAAGCAGGCTGGGGTTCAACACGTCGTCTGGTCGACGCTTGAGGATACCCGCAAGTGGATCCCGCTGGGCGACACCCGGCTCCCGACGCTGTACGGGAAGTACAAGTGCCCGCACTTCGACTCGAAGGGGCAGATGGACGAGACGTTCGCCAAGGAAGGAGCGCCCACCACATATATGATGGCGGCCTTCTACTGGGACAACTTCATCCATTTCGGGATGGGACCGCGGGCCGGTGACGATGGCACGCTCACCCTCGCGCTGCCGCTCGGCGGCGTGAACCTCCCCGGCATCGGCGCCGAGGACATCGGCCGCAGCGCGTACGGCATCTTCAGGCAGGGGACCAGCACGGTGGGCCAGCGCATCGGCGTGGCCGGTGAATCGCTCTCCGGCGCCGACATGGCGGCCAAGATGGGGCGCGCGCTGGGGAAGACCGTGCGATTCTTCGACATGCCGTTCGACATGTACCGCGGCCTCGGATTCCCAGGCGCTGAAGACCTCGGGAACATGTTCCAGTTCCAGGCCATACTCGGCGAGGAGTTTCAGCGCTACCGCGACGCCAAACAGACGCGCGAGCTGAATCCGGCGCTCCAGGATTTCGACGCGTGGCTGGCGTCGAACGGATCGAAGATCGCGATCAACTGA